In the Alteromonas sp. M12 genome, one interval contains:
- a CDS encoding thiolase family protein: protein MSNDSIVIVSAKRTAMGGFMGSLSAVDATELGATAVKAVLGDVDKNIIDEVIMGCVLPAGLGQAPARQATLKAGLPLSTGALTINKVCGSGMKAVMLANDLVTAGSAQVVIAGGMESMSNAPYILPKARGGYRMGHGQVIDHMMMDGLENAYDGKAMGCFAQDTADAESITREQMDDFALSSLTKASNAIESGAFKNEITPLTIKTRKGEVVVDTDEGPGNAMPDKIPKLRPAFKKDGTVTAANSSSISDGAAALLIMKEAKAQELGLTPLAKIVGHSTNSIKPEDFTVAPVGAMEKLFAKTGWDKEDVDLFEINEAFAMVTMLAITKLGLDSNKVNINGGACALGHPIGASGARLIVTLLHALHNKGLKKGVASLCIGGGEATAIAVEMC from the coding sequence ATGAGTAATGATTCTATTGTTATTGTATCTGCTAAACGCACCGCGATGGGCGGCTTTATGGGTAGTTTATCAGCCGTAGATGCAACCGAATTAGGTGCCACAGCGGTTAAAGCTGTTTTGGGTGATGTAGATAAAAATATCATCGACGAAGTCATCATGGGTTGTGTACTACCAGCTGGTTTAGGTCAAGCGCCTGCTCGACAAGCGACATTAAAAGCTGGATTACCATTAAGCACTGGAGCGTTGACGATCAATAAAGTCTGTGGCTCTGGCATGAAAGCGGTTATGTTGGCAAATGATCTTGTCACTGCCGGATCTGCGCAAGTGGTTATTGCCGGCGGTATGGAAAGCATGAGTAATGCACCTTACATTTTGCCTAAAGCCCGCGGCGGTTATCGAATGGGACACGGCCAAGTCATCGATCACATGATGATGGATGGTCTCGAAAATGCGTATGATGGAAAGGCAATGGGGTGTTTCGCTCAAGATACTGCTGACGCAGAGTCTATCACCCGTGAACAAATGGATGACTTTGCTCTGTCTTCTCTAACCAAAGCGTCGAATGCAATAGAAAGTGGCGCGTTTAAAAATGAAATTACTCCACTAACGATTAAAACTCGTAAAGGAGAAGTGGTTGTAGACACAGATGAAGGACCAGGTAATGCAATGCCGGATAAAATTCCTAAACTGCGTCCTGCATTTAAAAAAGACGGCACTGTAACTGCAGCTAATTCTAGCTCGATCTCTGATGGTGCTGCTGCATTATTGATTATGAAAGAAGCTAAAGCACAAGAACTTGGATTAACGCCTTTAGCTAAAATTGTAGGTCACTCAACCAACTCCATTAAACCTGAAGACTTTACGGTCGCCCCAGTTGGTGCAATGGAAAAATTGTTTGCTAAAACTGGTTGGGACAAAGAGGATGTTGATTTGTTTGAAATCAACGAAGCTTTTGCCATGGTGACCATGTTAGCCATTACTAAACTGGGTTTAGACAGCAACAAAGTAAATATTAACGGCGGCGCTTGTGCTTTAGGCCATCCAATTGGCGCGTCTGGTGCTCGACTTATCGTTACCCTCCTACATGCTTTACACAACAAAGGTCTAAAAAAAGGTGTTGCCTCGCTATGTATTGGTGGTGGTGAAGCTACCGCTATCGCGGTTGAAATGTGTTAG
- a CDS encoding nitroreductase family protein has product MKQHDATPLTDYIEYSVDEMQKRAQDFYENIKRRHSVRQFSNRSVPQSIIENCIKAAGTAPSGANHQPWHFVAIHSSEVKKQVREQAEQHEQGFYAGRAGEEWLDALKPLGTDAQKPYLEHAPWLIAVFSQKKGGVVTGEKHTNYYVHESVGIATGMLITALHHAGLVTLTHTPKPMSFLSKICNRPDDERPYMLLIAGYPDTDATVPKHAQSKKALSEICTFL; this is encoded by the coding sequence ATGAAACAACATGATGCAACACCATTAACTGATTATATTGAATACTCTGTCGACGAGATGCAAAAACGCGCGCAAGACTTCTACGAAAATATCAAACGCCGTCATAGTGTTCGCCAATTTAGTAATCGTAGCGTACCGCAATCGATTATAGAAAATTGCATAAAAGCAGCAGGCACAGCACCAAGTGGTGCCAATCATCAACCTTGGCATTTTGTGGCAATACATTCATCCGAAGTAAAAAAACAAGTTAGAGAGCAAGCCGAGCAGCATGAGCAAGGATTTTATGCTGGACGTGCAGGTGAAGAATGGCTTGATGCTCTTAAACCTTTGGGAACGGATGCGCAAAAACCCTATTTAGAGCACGCTCCTTGGTTAATCGCCGTATTTAGTCAGAAAAAAGGCGGTGTGGTGACAGGAGAAAAACACACTAATTATTATGTTCATGAATCTGTAGGTATCGCGACAGGTATGTTAATTACCGCTTTGCATCATGCAGGCTTAGTTACCTTAACCCATACACCTAAACCCATGTCATTTTTATCAAAAATTTGCAACCGACCAGACGATGAGCGACCTTACATGTTATTAATAGCAGGTTACCCAGACACCGATGCCACTGTGCCTAAACATGCACAGAGCAAAAAAGCGTTATCAGAGATCTGCACATTTTTATAA
- a CDS encoding CreA family protein, whose translation MKKLIIVLLATVSISACSDNEVGDVSLGVFTTKDIKLDALQDPIVTGVTCHISSIEANLDLSDPSDSSIACRQTGEITAQMINQIDKSDSGEVVFKKSKSIFFKNMKVRRIFDPKSQTLMYLSYSTKETSGSYKHSLSTVPLWGTAAYPKKLTVN comes from the coding sequence ATGAAAAAATTGATTATCGTGCTACTCGCAACAGTGAGTATATCCGCATGTAGTGACAATGAAGTGGGCGATGTATCTTTAGGTGTATTTACCACAAAAGACATTAAATTAGATGCCTTACAAGATCCCATCGTAACCGGAGTGACTTGTCATATTTCAAGTATCGAAGCTAATTTGGATTTATCGGATCCCTCCGATAGTTCAATTGCTTGCCGTCAAACCGGAGAGATTACCGCGCAGATGATTAATCAAATTGATAAGTCTGATTCCGGTGAAGTGGTGTTTAAAAAATCGAAAAGCATCTTTTTCAAAAATATGAAAGTGAGACGGATTTTTGACCCAAAATCACAAACCCTGATGTATCTTTCATATTCAACTAAAGAAACCTCTGGCAGTTATAAACACAGTTTGTCTACGGTGCCTTTGTGGGGCACCGCAGCCTATCCTAAAAAACTAACTGTTAACTAA
- a CDS encoding DnaJ C-terminal domain-containing protein, which yields MDENILALPQGTPLNHYVIESVLGQGGFGVVYKAHHAHLNEEVVIKEFLPVELASRQGTTVVPHGTSKQDVYSDCLRRFMEEGRTLVKLRHQNVVRCRDLFTANGTAYLVMDFEDGLALDELISSLEAQGQRYSQEQLLHFLLPMADGLAYVHQQGVLHRDIKPANVFIRRSDGSPVLIDFGAAKQNFALASQSQAPYSDFYAPMEQIEGTGEAKPTVDIHAFGALMYRIVSGTAGIKAESRILAIVSGREDPLKSATSFTDLGYSTQLLTLIDDCLKFKPLERPQTMLEVKARLLASVEIDGSEAAQQQNPLSLLDDMLELAGSDGVVSETEMAMLVSKGISLGADESAVRKYVVAEATRNGWKLEIAGQDDPKRRSTKHTAQGDEGAGDLAGKDINHTLAYTLEDSVQENTVDINFSKIVSCQTCVAKGAVNSSCSVCKGKGLVAQNQALRVKIPQGVMTADRIRLKGEGNVTSFAGTAGDLYIVIAIQPHSVFTIQGQDLHASIRVSEDQLIAGNQIPFTALDRQFKLKVPEGYKNGQAIRLNGIGLPFGAETRLRGSLFLSLEPSDTGTTETTVTEDGAVVIVLEKNSPAISNGIAQQNIGIETLGSTLTPLVTTGTNLANPVSQTFSTSEDNQQLISLNLYRGNSSKLSKSVFLGTFDISDISPATKGIPKIEVSVYCQGSDILMKVKSLDGKPLRLSSENHVNLQTIQSQSTKSANSHTTEQVAEKSTDNKTYTKAGIFWRILAWVLFVLSVKTLISVMMN from the coding sequence ATGGATGAGAATATTTTAGCGCTGCCTCAAGGCACCCCGTTAAATCACTATGTTATTGAGTCGGTACTTGGCCAAGGTGGGTTTGGCGTGGTGTATAAAGCTCATCATGCCCATTTAAATGAAGAAGTGGTCATTAAAGAGTTTTTACCGGTAGAACTTGCAAGTCGGCAGGGCACAACAGTGGTGCCCCATGGGACTTCGAAACAAGATGTCTACAGTGATTGTTTGCGTCGATTTATGGAAGAGGGTCGCACATTAGTGAAGCTGCGGCACCAAAATGTTGTGCGTTGTCGAGATCTGTTTACCGCCAATGGGACTGCTTATTTGGTGATGGATTTTGAAGACGGGTTAGCGCTAGATGAATTGATCTCCAGTTTGGAAGCCCAAGGTCAACGGTATTCACAAGAGCAATTGCTGCATTTTTTATTACCTATGGCCGATGGTTTAGCTTATGTACATCAGCAAGGTGTATTACATCGCGACATTAAACCTGCGAATGTGTTTATCCGTCGTTCCGATGGTTCACCTGTGTTAATTGATTTTGGCGCGGCCAAACAGAATTTTGCGTTGGCATCTCAGTCGCAAGCTCCTTACTCAGACTTTTATGCACCTATGGAGCAGATTGAAGGCACTGGTGAAGCTAAGCCCACAGTGGATATTCATGCTTTTGGTGCACTAATGTATCGTATCGTTTCGGGTACCGCAGGTATCAAAGCTGAAAGTCGCATATTGGCCATAGTGAGTGGCCGAGAAGATCCGTTGAAATCTGCAACCAGTTTTACCGATTTAGGCTATTCAACTCAGTTGTTAACCCTAATTGATGACTGTTTGAAATTTAAGCCCTTAGAACGTCCGCAAACAATGTTAGAAGTTAAGGCGCGTTTGTTAGCCAGTGTTGAAATTGATGGAAGTGAAGCGGCACAGCAGCAAAACCCGCTTTCATTATTGGATGATATGCTTGAATTAGCTGGTTCTGATGGTGTGGTTAGTGAGACAGAAATGGCTATGTTGGTTAGTAAAGGCATCAGCTTAGGCGCCGACGAATCGGCCGTGCGTAAATACGTAGTGGCAGAGGCGACGCGTAATGGCTGGAAGCTTGAAATCGCTGGTCAGGACGACCCAAAACGACGTTCAACTAAGCACACAGCTCAAGGTGATGAAGGTGCCGGCGATCTTGCTGGCAAAGATATTAATCATACTTTAGCGTACACGTTGGAAGATTCCGTTCAGGAAAATACCGTAGATATCAATTTCAGTAAAATCGTATCTTGCCAAACCTGTGTTGCCAAAGGAGCTGTTAACTCCTCTTGTTCGGTCTGTAAAGGAAAAGGCTTAGTCGCCCAGAATCAAGCATTGCGAGTCAAAATTCCGCAAGGCGTGATGACCGCCGATCGCATTCGTTTAAAGGGTGAAGGCAATGTGACCAGCTTTGCTGGAACCGCTGGTGATTTATATATCGTAATAGCGATCCAGCCTCACTCGGTATTTACTATTCAAGGGCAAGATTTGCATGCCTCTATTAGGGTGTCTGAGGATCAACTCATCGCCGGCAATCAAATACCTTTTACCGCCCTTGATCGACAGTTTAAATTAAAAGTCCCTGAGGGGTATAAAAACGGACAAGCTATTCGCTTAAATGGAATCGGACTGCCATTCGGCGCTGAAACGCGGCTGCGTGGTAGCCTCTTCCTCAGCTTAGAGCCATCAGACACGGGAACTACCGAAACGACAGTTACCGAAGATGGTGCAGTTGTTATCGTACTAGAAAAGAATAGTCCAGCGATTAGTAACGGGATCGCCCAACAAAATATTGGTATAGAAACCTTGGGAAGCACCTTGACTCCTCTGGTAACTACAGGCACTAATTTAGCTAATCCTGTATCGCAGACTTTTTCTACCTCAGAAGATAATCAGCAGCTTATTTCTCTTAATCTATACCGGGGAAATAGCAGCAAACTGAGTAAATCTGTGTTCTTAGGCACCTTTGATATCAGCGATATTTCGCCAGCCACAAAGGGGATTCCCAAAATTGAAGTGTCTGTGTATTGCCAAGGTAGCGACATTTTGATGAAGGTGAAAAGCTTAGACGGGAAACCACTGCGTTTGAGCAGCGAAAATCATGTAAATTTACAAACCATCCAGTCTCAAAGTACAAAATCAGCAAATAGTCACACAACCGAACAAGTCGCTGAAAAGTCAACAGACAACAAAACATACACTAAGGCTGGCATTTTTTGGCGAATCTTAGCTTGGGTACTGTTTGTATTGAGTGTGAAAACCCTAATTTCTGTGATGATGAATTAG
- a CDS encoding protein kinase, producing the protein MENILALPIGTEINHYVIESVLGQGGFGVVYKAHHAHLNEQVVIKEFLPVELASRQGETVTPHGTSKQDVYGDCLRRFMEEGRTLVKLRHPNVVRCRDLFTSNGTAYLVMDFEDGLALDELISSLESQGQHYSQEQLMHFLLPLADGLAYIHSQGVLHRDIKPANIFIRRSDGSPVLIDFGAAKQNFALASQSQAPYTEFYAPMEQIEGGGEAKPTIDIHAFGALIYRIVTGEKGTKAESRTLAFAMGKPDPLIPAIELQKGEFSQSLLKLVDDCLQFKANDRPQTMQEVKDRLLKSANNSEDDSGQSLTLLAKLDDLIALAGSDGEISEAEMKLILDKAVMLTIDPVEAQQYVVSKATQHGWRFANGVEQTVTEQPSATPVPTPLPTPPPPAATPSKPTSKPEPVWPANEKVESSGGLKWLALIVVLALVSGGSFYGYSLYQEKQQELAKQERYLKQKQRELDNQRQQQAEILAKQQAEQQKKEEDDQAWSAAVKLNSRSSYQHYLDVQTEGRYRTSAQNRIDQFERLAKQRQSESADKTAWNKAKEANTAMDYDGYLNTYPSGIYRSLAEAALRKLTNEGLNPSDAEKQFELGNNYRTGNDSDIPVSYEQSVYWYQRSADQDHANSANNLGYMYENGYGVAKSLTEAAKWYAKAADLGSKYGQNNLGILYRDGDGVKQSYSNALYWFRKSAEQDHASAQHNLGNLYRDGEGVTQSHTEAIKWYRKAADLGYSSAQVSLGLQYERGHGVSVSKTDAVYWYRKAAEQGNQWGQYDLGLCYEFGRGVDTSLSTAIEWYKKAAKQGHEDSQKRLTDKGYTW; encoded by the coding sequence ATGGAAAATATACTAGCGCTACCTATTGGAACTGAAATTAATCACTATGTTATTGAATCAGTGCTTGGTCAAGGTGGATTTGGTGTGGTGTATAAAGCTCACCACGCCCATTTAAACGAGCAAGTTGTGATTAAAGAATTTCTGCCTGTTGAGCTAGCTAGTCGCCAAGGGGAAACTGTGACGCCCCATGGCACTTCGAAACAAGATGTATATGGAGATTGCTTAAGACGTTTCATGGAAGAGGGACGTACTTTGGTAAAACTGCGTCATCCTAATGTTGTGCGTTGCCGTGATTTGTTTACCTCCAATGGTACCGCTTATCTCGTTATGGATTTTGAAGATGGATTAGCGCTAGATGAACTTATTAGCAGCTTAGAGTCGCAAGGTCAGCATTATTCGCAAGAACAATTGATGCATTTTTTGCTACCGTTGGCTGATGGGCTGGCTTATATCCACAGCCAAGGTGTGTTGCATCGCGATATTAAGCCTGCCAACATTTTTATCCGTCGTAGTGACGGTTCACCAGTTCTTATCGATTTCGGTGCAGCTAAACAAAACTTTGCTTTAGCTTCGCAATCGCAAGCTCCATATACAGAATTTTATGCACCTATGGAGCAAATTGAAGGTGGTGGTGAGGCCAAACCTACTATCGACATCCATGCGTTTGGCGCCTTGATTTATCGTATTGTAACGGGAGAAAAGGGAACTAAAGCGGAAAGTCGAACTTTAGCGTTTGCCATGGGAAAACCCGATCCATTAATTCCTGCAATTGAGCTGCAAAAAGGCGAGTTTAGTCAATCATTGCTCAAACTTGTAGACGATTGTTTGCAGTTTAAGGCAAATGATCGTCCGCAAACTATGCAAGAAGTGAAAGACCGATTACTGAAAAGCGCTAATAACAGCGAAGACGATAGCGGCCAGTCATTGACTTTACTTGCAAAATTAGATGATTTAATTGCGCTTGCAGGTAGCGATGGTGAGATCAGTGAAGCTGAAATGAAACTGATTTTGGATAAGGCTGTTATGTTGACCATTGATCCTGTCGAGGCGCAACAATATGTGGTCTCTAAAGCGACACAACACGGTTGGCGATTTGCCAATGGGGTTGAGCAAACTGTAACGGAACAACCGTCTGCCACTCCAGTTCCCACACCCTTGCCAACACCTCCACCGCCTGCTGCTACCCCTTCCAAGCCGACTTCAAAACCAGAGCCCGTTTGGCCAGCTAACGAAAAAGTGGAATCTTCTGGTGGATTAAAATGGTTGGCTTTAATTGTTGTACTTGCTCTGGTTTCAGGTGGCAGTTTCTATGGCTATTCACTTTATCAAGAAAAGCAGCAAGAATTAGCTAAACAAGAGCGTTATCTAAAGCAAAAACAACGTGAGCTCGATAATCAAAGACAGCAGCAAGCTGAAATATTAGCAAAACAACAAGCCGAACAGCAGAAAAAGGAAGAGGATGATCAAGCATGGTCGGCAGCGGTAAAACTAAACTCCCGTTCCTCCTATCAACACTATCTTGATGTGCAAACTGAAGGACGCTACCGCACATCAGCTCAAAATCGCATCGACCAATTCGAAAGACTCGCGAAACAACGTCAAAGCGAATCGGCCGATAAAACCGCTTGGAACAAGGCTAAAGAAGCTAATACAGCGATGGATTATGATGGATATCTAAACACATACCCATCTGGAATTTATCGTTCTTTGGCTGAAGCAGCTCTACGGAAATTGACAAATGAAGGATTGAACCCCTCAGATGCTGAGAAGCAATTTGAATTAGGTAACAATTATCGCACCGGTAATGACTCTGATATTCCTGTTTCGTACGAGCAATCTGTGTATTGGTATCAACGATCGGCCGACCAAGATCACGCAAATTCTGCGAATAACCTAGGTTATATGTATGAAAACGGCTATGGCGTTGCTAAGTCTTTAACTGAGGCTGCAAAATGGTACGCAAAAGCCGCTGATTTAGGCAGTAAATACGGACAGAATAACCTTGGAATATTATACAGAGATGGGGATGGAGTGAAGCAATCTTACTCCAATGCACTCTATTGGTTTCGTAAATCAGCGGAGCAAGATCATGCAAGTGCACAGCATAACCTAGGTAATCTGTATCGAGATGGAGAAGGGGTAACACAGTCCCATACTGAGGCGATTAAATGGTATCGAAAAGCAGCAGACCTAGGGTATTCCAGCGCACAAGTTAGTTTAGGTTTGCAATATGAGCGGGGGCATGGCGTCTCTGTTTCAAAAACCGATGCTGTTTATTGGTATCGCAAGGCAGCTGAACAAGGCAATCAATGGGGACAGTACGATTTAGGTCTTTGTTATGAGTTTGGTCGCGGTGTGGATACCTCGTTATCAACAGCTATCGAATGGTATAAAAAAGCAGCCAAGCAAGGCCACGAGGATTCCCAAAAAAGGTTAACCGACAAGGGATATACTTGGTAA
- a CDS encoding serine/threonine-protein kinase: MDENILALPQGTKLNHYIIESVLGQGGFGVVYKAHHAHLNDEAVIKEFLPVELASRQGQTVSPHSSSKHDLYADCLNRFMREGSTLVRLKHKNVVRCRDLFTANGTAYLVMDFEDGLALDELISSLESQGQHYSEQQLMHFLIPLADGLAYIHSQGVLHRDIKPANIFIRRSTGLPVLIDFGAAKQNFALASQSQAPYTEFYAPMEQIEGGGEAKATIDIYAFGALMYRIVTGTVGVKAESRALAMVIGKDDPLAPAASLAKADYSESFLTLIDDCLKFKAEDRPQTMAEVKQRLQLIAEPFIEVISDPAPQPFHLLNDLIDMAGSDGIISESAMRLILSKAKTLNIDAEAAKGYILTKAAANHWKIDGSTTNAPEKDSRPSTSSADKPEPPFKKKPEKTNKVALQEEQNKAKKTSSFKAKLLASLVFVGILVALPAIVDYQQEQERNRLAASYQQQKESLALKLKAEDENAWAKAKSSNTAAAYQVYLDTQQFGQYRNAANSAIAELKIIQEQQQARIKSDEADWAIAKKGNSALHYQGYLDKGSIRIHRQEALDALAELTKQGLNPTDSNEQFILGYNFDYGKDGRQQSYEQALYWYKKAADQGETGAMNNAGLLYKLGQGVEQSYSEAVKFFRKSAELGNAYGANNLGAMYRDGIGVTQSHQEANKWFKKAVEKELASAYVSYGYQYYKGHGVTQSYSEALKYYRLAADQNNRVGQYNVAIMYENGDAVPQSESEAIKWYRLSAKQGYEKAQKELENRNLTW; encoded by the coding sequence GTGGATGAAAATATATTAGCATTGCCGCAAGGTACAAAGCTAAATCATTACATTATTGAATCTGTTTTAGGCCAAGGCGGTTTTGGTGTGGTATACAAAGCGCACCATGCTCACCTAAATGACGAAGCGGTAATTAAAGAGTTTTTACCGGTCGAGTTAGCGAGTCGTCAAGGTCAAACTGTGTCTCCCCATAGTTCTTCTAAACATGACCTGTATGCTGATTGCTTAAATCGTTTTATGCGAGAAGGTTCCACTTTAGTTCGACTTAAGCACAAAAATGTTGTCCGTTGTAGGGATCTTTTCACCGCCAACGGCACGGCTTACTTGGTGATGGATTTCGAAGATGGTTTAGCCTTAGATGAACTTATTAGTAGCCTAGAGTCCCAAGGACAGCATTATTCCGAACAACAGTTGATGCATTTTTTAATACCTCTAGCTGATGGATTAGCATACATCCACAGCCAAGGAGTATTACATCGTGATATTAAGCCCGCTAATATTTTCATTCGTCGCAGCACAGGTTTACCTGTACTTATTGACTTTGGCGCAGCGAAACAGAATTTCGCTTTAGCATCTCAATCACAGGCTCCTTATACTGAGTTTTATGCGCCAATGGAACAAATTGAAGGTGGTGGAGAAGCCAAAGCAACCATTGATATTTATGCGTTTGGTGCACTTATGTATCGTATCGTAACCGGCACTGTTGGGGTTAAGGCCGAGAGTCGTGCGCTGGCCATGGTGATAGGCAAAGATGATCCTCTTGCCCCAGCCGCGAGTTTGGCCAAAGCGGATTATTCTGAATCTTTTCTAACTCTGATTGATGATTGTTTAAAGTTTAAGGCCGAAGATCGGCCTCAGACAATGGCTGAGGTAAAACAAAGGTTACAGCTTATTGCTGAGCCATTTATTGAGGTTATCTCGGATCCTGCTCCTCAGCCGTTTCATTTACTCAATGATTTAATCGATATGGCCGGTAGTGATGGCATTATCTCGGAAAGTGCAATGCGATTAATTCTGAGTAAAGCTAAAACACTGAATATTGATGCCGAAGCAGCTAAAGGTTATATATTAACCAAAGCCGCAGCAAATCATTGGAAAATAGACGGTAGCACGACTAATGCTCCTGAGAAGGACAGCAGACCGTCAACAAGCAGCGCTGATAAGCCAGAGCCTCCGTTCAAGAAAAAGCCTGAAAAAACCAACAAAGTTGCTCTTCAAGAGGAGCAGAATAAAGCTAAAAAAACATCCTCTTTTAAGGCCAAGCTTCTAGCGAGTCTTGTATTTGTAGGCATTTTAGTAGCTCTGCCAGCGATTGTGGATTATCAACAGGAACAAGAACGAAATCGATTAGCAGCGTCCTACCAACAACAAAAAGAAAGCCTTGCATTAAAGCTTAAGGCAGAAGATGAAAATGCTTGGGCCAAAGCGAAATCAAGCAACACCGCGGCGGCTTATCAGGTCTATCTTGATACCCAGCAATTTGGTCAATATCGCAATGCCGCAAATAGCGCCATTGCCGAATTGAAAATCATACAGGAACAGCAGCAAGCTCGAATCAAAAGCGATGAAGCTGACTGGGCGATAGCGAAAAAAGGCAACTCTGCATTACATTATCAAGGTTATTTAGATAAAGGGTCCATTCGAATCCATCGACAAGAAGCATTAGATGCCTTAGCTGAATTAACCAAGCAAGGATTGAACCCTACTGATTCTAATGAACAATTTATCCTAGGTTATAACTTTGATTACGGTAAAGATGGTCGCCAACAGTCTTACGAACAAGCATTATACTGGTATAAAAAAGCTGCGGATCAGGGCGAAACTGGGGCGATGAATAATGCTGGGCTTCTGTATAAGTTAGGCCAAGGTGTTGAGCAGTCTTATTCTGAAGCAGTAAAGTTTTTCCGTAAAAGTGCTGAGCTTGGGAATGCCTATGGGGCAAATAATTTAGGGGCAATGTATAGAGATGGTATTGGGGTAACTCAGTCACATCAAGAAGCTAACAAATGGTTCAAAAAAGCGGTCGAAAAAGAATTAGCTTCTGCATACGTTAGCTATGGTTACCAATATTACAAAGGCCATGGTGTAACCCAATCTTATTCTGAAGCGTTAAAATATTATCGATTGGCAGCGGATCAAAATAACAGAGTCGGGCAGTACAATGTGGCGATCATGTATGAAAATGGTGATGCTGTCCCTCAATCCGAATCTGAAGCGATAAAATGGTATCGATTATCGGCCAAACAAGGGTATGAAAAAGCCCAAAAAGAGTTAGAAAACAGAAATCTAACTTGGTAA